One part of the Anopheles coustani chromosome 2, idAnoCousDA_361_x.2, whole genome shotgun sequence genome encodes these proteins:
- the LOC131265225 gene encoding astacin-like, whose product MARGPWLAPGWLVCWAALPVVLLPVVPAWGRVASGVSGASRRYRDYDFDFSHLGEAVYGSHDQAAIGELVRTWARQARTNGTKGNPEELGTYAEGDIHQPLIERNALKFTSSKWKNGVVPYEFSDEFSIGDLQKLFSAFEQFHKKTCIRFVPHTKERDFVVIEGRNSGCWSAVGRMGGRQVLNLQRSGCLQMEGTIVHELMHVLGFLHEHTRYDRDRYVNIYFRNVRPNLLSNFGRESESQTTTLGMAYDYGSVMHYSRTAFSKNGKATVEPKIKYSGQLGQRVGFSLKDVQKINKLYCHR is encoded by the exons ATGGCACGTGGTCCGTGGTTGGCACCAGGTTGGTTGGTGTGCTGGGCGGCGCTCCCGGTGGTGCTGCTCCCGGTGGTCCCGGCGTGGGGCCGGGTCGCGAGCGGGGTGTCCGGGGCGAGCCGGCGGTACCGGGACTACGATTTCGACTTTTCGCACCTCGGCGAGGCGGTGTACGGGAGCCACGATCAGGCCGCGATCGGCGAGCTGGTGCGGACGTGGGCCCGCCAGGCGCGCACCAACGGCACCAAGGGCAACCCGGAGGAGCTGGGCACGTACGCCGAGGGCGACATCCACCAACCGCTGATCGAGCGAAACGCGCTCAAGTTTACCAGCAGCAAGTGGAAGAACGGTGTTGTGCCATACGAGTTCAGTGACGAGTTTT CAATCGGCGACCTGCAGAAGCTGTTCTCGGCGTTCGAGCAGTTCCACAAGAAGACCTGCATCCGCTTTGTGCCGCACACGAAGGAGCGCGACTTCGTGGTGATCGAGGGCCGCAACAGTGGATGCTGGTCGGCGGTGGGACGGATGGGCGGGCGGCAGGTGCTGAACCTGCAGCGCAGCGGCTGCCTCCAGATGGAGGGCACGATCGTGCACGAGCTGATGCACGTCCTGGGGTTCCTGCACGAGCACACGCGCTACGATCGGGACCGGTACGTGAACATCTACTTCCGAAACGTGCGCCCGAATCTGCTGAGCAACTTTGGGCGCGAGAGCGAGTCGCAGACGACCACGCTCGGCATGGCGTACGATTACGGCAGCGTTATGCACTACTCCAGAACGGCGTTCAGTAAAAACGGAAAGGCCACGGTGGAGCCGAAG ATTAAGTACAGCGGGCAGCTCGGGCAGCGCGTCGGCTTCTCGCTGAAGGATGTACAGAAAATCAACAAGCTGTACTGTCATCGGTGA
- the LOC131263531 gene encoding cuticle protein-like, with product MFRLVVLSAVLAVACAAPSQLVHSSPLAYSTVVAAPTLVAQKEISYQKSIVEEPGVAHVGTIEKSVPTGYSHQSFTQYHNKQVAEPVFAPAVKKTVVTTPVEKTTYVQAATPVVYAAPKATYVEAAAPVVYAAPKATYVEAASPVVYAAPKAAYTYAETPVLSYAAPLKTSYVSSYPSVYAAAAPAVYASQYY from the coding sequence CAGCTGGTCCACTCCAGCCCGCTGGCCTACTCGACCGTCGTGGCGGCCCCGACTCTGGTGGCCCAGAAGGAGATCTCCTACCAGAAGAGCATCGTCGAGGAGCCCGGCGTAGCCCATGTTGGCACGATCGAGAAGTCCGTCCCGACCGGCTACTCGCACCAGAGCTTCACCCAGTACCACAACAAGCAGGTCGCTGAGCCCGTGTTCGCCCCGGCCGTCAAGAAGACCGTCGTGACGACTCCGGTGGAGAAGACGACCTACGTCCAGGCCGCCACTCCGGTCGTGTACGCCGCCCCGAAGGCTACCTACGTCGAGGCCGCCGCCCCGGTTGTCTATGCTGCCCCGAAGGCCACCTATGTTGAGGCCGCCTCCCCGGTCGTGTACGCCGCCCCGAAGGCCGCCTACACCTACGCCGAGACTCCGGTCCTGTCCTATGCCGCTCCTCTGAAGACGTCCTACGTCAGCAGCTACCCGTCGGTGtacgccgccgccgccccgGCCGTCTACGCCAGCCAGTACTACTAA